A region of Pyxidicoccus parkwaysis DNA encodes the following proteins:
- a CDS encoding CpaF family protein, producing MTMYTESLRAFLKPVLPYLDDESVSEIMINGPTDVWIERKGKLTKTDAAFTEEGLIGAARNMAQFVGRPLTDERPRLDARLPDGSRIHVVIPPIARRGTTISIRKFFKEKLTVQSLLKFGSLTPQMARLIEAGIATKLNMLVAGGTGSGKTTLLNIVSSLIPDEERILTIEDSAELQLNQSHVVAFESRPPDKFGKGGVDMGDLLHSALRLRPDRIVVGEVRGGEAFHLMQAMNTGHGGSLATTHANTPTDTLRRIESLCLMSGVELPMVAVRAQVASAINFVICCERLHDGSRKTIALSEVLPLNEKGDYRTQDIFVFTPVAKDEDDHILGYHAPTGIIPNFVSKARAYGFPDLDEAFFDPATYGLPPPPTFHVGEAYQVRWAPSLKHREEGRPDPSHFKQEWAAFEQKLRQDARDAKAGKPAAPAPAPAPAPVQVQVPANHPSPPPAPRLRPSEPPSAKLTGPTPPSGLKPAARPPPPPGMGDDDKTPPPTRNPFTGPPEDTHAAPVSESNVEVDAELLTEAGGARPTPAPARRPPPSTPPARPVPNAVSGVRPPAPVRRPPPAPSHAEDDEEDDAVSNASERGGSEKTQIRPPPERPRR from the coding sequence ATGACGATGTACACCGAGTCACTCCGCGCCTTCCTCAAGCCCGTCCTGCCCTACCTGGACGACGAGTCGGTGTCGGAGATCATGATCAACGGCCCGACGGACGTCTGGATTGAGCGCAAGGGCAAGCTCACGAAGACCGATGCCGCCTTCACCGAGGAAGGCCTCATCGGCGCCGCGCGCAACATGGCCCAGTTCGTCGGCCGCCCCCTCACCGACGAGCGCCCCCGCCTGGACGCGCGCCTGCCGGATGGAAGCCGCATCCACGTGGTGATTCCGCCCATCGCTCGCAGGGGCACCACCATCTCCATCCGCAAGTTCTTCAAGGAGAAGCTGACCGTCCAGTCGCTCCTGAAGTTCGGCTCGCTGACGCCGCAGATGGCGCGGCTCATCGAGGCGGGCATCGCCACCAAGCTCAACATGCTGGTGGCGGGCGGCACGGGCTCCGGCAAGACGACACTGCTCAACATCGTCTCCTCCCTCATCCCCGACGAGGAGCGCATCCTCACCATCGAGGACTCGGCCGAGCTCCAGCTCAACCAGTCGCACGTCGTCGCCTTCGAGAGCCGGCCGCCCGACAAGTTCGGCAAGGGCGGGGTGGACATGGGTGACTTGCTGCACTCCGCCCTGCGTCTGCGCCCGGACCGAATCGTCGTCGGCGAGGTGCGCGGCGGCGAGGCCTTCCACCTCATGCAGGCCATGAACACCGGCCACGGCGGCTCGCTGGCGACGACGCACGCGAACACACCCACGGACACGCTGCGACGCATCGAGTCGCTGTGCCTCATGTCCGGCGTGGAATTGCCCATGGTCGCCGTGCGCGCCCAGGTGGCCAGCGCCATCAACTTCGTCATCTGCTGCGAGCGCCTCCACGACGGCAGCCGCAAGACGATTGCGCTCTCCGAGGTGCTGCCCCTCAACGAGAAGGGCGACTACCGCACGCAGGACATCTTCGTCTTCACGCCGGTGGCGAAGGACGAGGACGACCACATCCTCGGCTACCACGCGCCCACGGGCATCATCCCCAACTTCGTCTCCAAGGCGCGCGCGTACGGCTTCCCGGACCTGGACGAGGCCTTCTTCGACCCGGCCACGTACGGGCTGCCGCCGCCGCCCACCTTCCACGTGGGCGAGGCGTACCAGGTGCGCTGGGCCCCGTCGCTGAAGCACCGCGAGGAGGGACGGCCGGACCCCTCCCACTTCAAGCAGGAGTGGGCCGCGTTCGAGCAGAAGCTCCGGCAGGACGCCCGCGACGCGAAGGCGGGCAAGCCCGCCGCGCCGGCTCCTGCTCCGGCGCCCGCTCCCGTCCAGGTGCAGGTGCCGGCCAATCACCCGAGCCCGCCGCCCGCCCCGCGCCTGCGCCCGTCCGAGCCGCCGTCCGCGAAGCTCACCGGTCCCACGCCGCCGTCCGGGCTGAAGCCCGCGGCGCGGCCGCCTCCGCCGCCGGGCATGGGCGATGACGACAAGACGCCGCCGCCCACGCGCAACCCGTTCACCGGCCCGCCCGAGGACACCCACGCCGCGCCGGTGTCGGAGTCCAACGTGGAGGTGGACGCGGAGCTGCTCACCGAGGCAGGGGGCGCGCGGCCCACGCCCGCGCCCGCGCGAAGGCCTCCTCCGTCGACGCCGCCCGCGCGGCCCGTGCCCAATGCGGTCTCAGGAGTCCGCCCGCCCGCGCCCGTGCGCCGGCCTCCGCCGGCTCCGTCGCACGCGGAGGACGACGAGGAAGACGACGCGGTGTCCAATGCGTCCGAGCGCGGCGGCTCCGAGAAGACGCAGATCCGCCCGCCCCCCGAGCGGCCCAGGCGCTGA
- a CDS encoding methyl-accepting chemotaxis protein, with protein MLKTVRRSFLFRLYAAMLVSGAPLLLLFPLYLLPTIRSQLIESQREGLKQTVESAASILAAYEARVRSGEMPLAKAQAEAAATIGAMKFDGSNGYFWVLDYNTRLVVHPMFPKSAGRDLSTVELTGNSRRIFKEMVDDSKATGEAALSYSTQKLGADEEVREKLSYVRRFEPWGWIVGSGIYLEDVEDEVDVVERKILWGLGLTVVFTVVGGFIVSMRVMRPVRQLAEAARRVSSGDLGVSVEARGSDEVAQLSRDFNAMVVGIQGMLTEVQQVAGSTATAAEDIRQAAEALKASSQDQSSQLTQMTGAVQEMDQALALNTRSARATVEVAADNGRAAQEGGEVVRLTSAKIQDIVRAVEQSTDTVQRLASTSRTVQEMLQLIRDIADQTHMLAISTAIEAARAGTQGKGFAVVGAEVRKLAERSREAVLRIEALTQQSQADTVTAMDLMQSGVDEVQAGMALSAQTAAALQRIMSNAEGIQTRIRQMAEAHTIQSENSSILATRIHTLSQGAEKAVGDVDRIVGAVTHLHARAQQLRTLMSRFSASGQQKPSAPAAPAPARAAKPRSAA; from the coding sequence ATGTTGAAGACGGTGCGCCGCAGCTTCCTGTTCAGGCTCTATGCGGCGATGTTGGTTTCCGGAGCGCCCCTGCTGCTCCTCTTCCCGCTGTACCTGCTGCCCACCATCCGCTCGCAGCTCATCGAATCGCAGCGCGAGGGCCTGAAGCAGACGGTGGAGAGCGCGGCGTCCATCCTCGCCGCCTACGAGGCGCGGGTGCGCTCCGGCGAGATGCCCCTCGCGAAGGCGCAGGCCGAGGCCGCGGCGACCATCGGCGCGATGAAGTTCGACGGGTCGAATGGGTACTTCTGGGTTCTCGACTACAACACCCGCCTCGTCGTGCACCCCATGTTCCCGAAGTCCGCGGGCAGGGACTTGTCCACCGTGGAGCTCACGGGCAACTCGCGCAGAATCTTCAAGGAGATGGTGGACGACTCGAAGGCGACGGGCGAGGCGGCGCTCTCCTATTCCACGCAGAAGCTCGGGGCCGACGAGGAGGTCCGCGAGAAGCTGAGCTACGTGCGCCGCTTCGAGCCGTGGGGGTGGATTGTCGGCAGCGGCATCTACCTGGAGGACGTGGAGGACGAGGTTGACGTCGTCGAGCGGAAGATTCTCTGGGGGCTCGGGCTGACGGTGGTGTTCACCGTCGTCGGCGGGTTCATCGTCTCGATGCGGGTGATGCGGCCGGTGCGCCAGCTCGCCGAGGCGGCGCGCCGGGTCAGCTCGGGAGACCTGGGCGTGAGCGTGGAGGCGCGAGGCTCGGACGAGGTGGCCCAGCTCTCGCGCGACTTCAACGCGATGGTGGTGGGCATCCAGGGGATGCTCACGGAGGTGCAGCAGGTGGCCGGCTCCACCGCCACCGCGGCCGAGGACATCCGCCAGGCTGCCGAGGCGCTGAAGGCCTCGTCGCAGGACCAGTCCTCGCAGCTGACCCAGATGACGGGCGCGGTCCAGGAGATGGACCAGGCGCTGGCGCTCAACACGCGGAGCGCGAGGGCCACGGTAGAGGTGGCCGCGGACAACGGCCGCGCGGCGCAGGAGGGTGGCGAGGTGGTGCGGCTCACCTCGGCGAAGATTCAGGACATCGTCCGCGCGGTGGAGCAGTCCACGGACACGGTGCAGCGGCTGGCGAGCACGAGCCGCACGGTGCAGGAGATGCTCCAGCTCATCCGCGACATCGCGGACCAGACACACATGCTGGCTATCAGCACGGCGATTGAAGCGGCGCGCGCGGGCACGCAGGGCAAGGGCTTCGCCGTGGTGGGCGCCGAGGTGCGCAAGCTGGCGGAGCGCTCGCGCGAGGCGGTGCTGCGCATCGAAGCGCTGACGCAGCAGAGCCAGGCGGACACCGTCACGGCGATGGACCTGATGCAGTCGGGTGTGGACGAGGTGCAGGCCGGCATGGCGCTCTCTGCGCAGACGGCCGCGGCGCTCCAGCGCATCATGTCCAACGCGGAGGGCATCCAGACGCGCATCCGGCAGATGGCGGAGGCGCACACCATCCAGTCGGAGAACAGCTCCATCCTCGCCACGCGCATCCACACGCTGTCGCAGGGCGCGGAGAAGGCCGTGGGGGACGTCGACCGCATCGTCGGAGCGGTGACGCACCTGCACGCGAGGGCCCAGCAGTTGCGCACGCTGATGAGTCGCTTCTCGGCATCGGGGCAGCAGAAGCCGTCCGCTCCGGCGGCTCCGGCTCCGGCGCGTGCCGCGAAGCCGCGCAGCGCGGCGTGA